TGTTGGTTTTGAGGTGcctgatgaagaaaagaaaagggtgaTCTGCACAAAATCTTGGTTCAGTTCTGCTGCACCGGGAGTTCCTAACCACAGCCGTGGCCGCGGCTGCCTCGGTGCCCTCTTCATTGACCTCTACAAAGCACTTGTGCATGACCTTGGACACGGGCACGTTCTTCCTCACTGACATTCCAGAAAAGTCTGCCTTGGCTTCTTCAAAAGCATCAATCATTCCTAAACTTCGAAGAAAAGCCTCCAAGTCATAACTTTCCTCTAGCTTTAATCTGGGAAGAAAAACTTGAACTTTATCCTCAGTCAACTTTTCTGGATTTGTCCAGGCTCTGAACTTCTCATATGTAAGTGCTTTTTCCACCTGAAATAACAAAACGTTAAATCTTAAAAGCTGGAGGACAATAGCCTGAtacccactcacccacccactCATTAACTCCTCCCCCAATGACCTACAACTCGATGGTGAGCTCTGGTCCAGGGTAATCTACATGGGTATTTCCTCTTATAAACACCCCAAAGTTTTCCCTCAAATTCTTGCACTTTCCCTGTTTTATGGATACACAATAAAAAGCAGCTAGAAAACACATGAGACAAggattgggttttatttttaactatcgGTACCAAATTCAGTTGAAGTagttttattgttgctgttgtttttttagaaaattcCTGTAACCAATTAAATTCATTCTTGTGATACACATTACCATGAGTTTGAGAGATTGTTTGATGAGTGAGACAAAGAGCAAGGCTCAGAACTCTAACGAATAAAAGAGGGGGAAATCAGGGGTCATCTGAACTTCAGGAAGGAAGACATGGCTTCTAGGGAAGGAAAAGGAGTGATAGGAAATTCAACAGGACTATTATTTCTGGCATCTTTGTTTGCCTTCTGCCAGCCCTAGATTGAGCTTTGAAACCTCCAAGGCCCAGCACATTCTATTTATCCACAGggaagaaataaaggaggaagaaggggcttCCATTTGCATGTCCCCCCTTCCCTCCAACACCTGCGATCCAGGTACATGCTCCTCTCAATGACAGTTGTTTGGATGTCAGCTCTATTACTAGATCCccctaatttttttaagtagccaTAATAGAGTTTATCCTTGACTTATGCCAGTAGCTTCCTGAGTCCATAGAGAAGCCAGGGAAATCAGACATACCCTCCCCTCACAAAGAGTGCTCTTGGGCACTGGTGTGCTAGACCTGGCACTGGTGAGTTAAACCTTTGGTAGCCTAAACTCTACCATGGTatgagtatttacaccacaggaACTGGCAAACATTATTCAGGAGGGCTTCCCCTATATCCTAGAAAGCCAGATGACCAGCACACTATTAGTTTTCTACCTCCCAACCTACAAATTACTTTCTTCCATCCTGAACCCCTATTTTCTGTCATGAGGAAATGTCCTTCTCCTCCTGTCTAAAATAAAATCCTTGCCTGCAACTTAGACTCTTGCTTCTCAAAATTGGTTTCTGACCAGCAACATCTGCATTATCTGGaatcttgttagaaatgcaaccTTTCAGGCTATACTTCCCCCAAatcaaaaatctgcattttaacaagatcccatTAGGTTAATATGCACATTAATGTTTGAGGAACAGTGCCCAAATCAATCCCTATCATTTTCCTATACTTTTGTTCAGGAATCATTGGGCTCTCAACTAGTGCCTCCCTTCAGAATAAATAAGTGTTCTTATATTTTGGAATTCTCTCTTCTTAGCTTGATAAAATTTTGGCTAGTCTAGCATTTCCACTCCTAGATGTATACTCAACAGATGTATACACATGTTCACCAAAAGAAATGCAATGGTGTTCATTTAGCACTCCTTATAATAACCCTAAATAAGAAATTCCTCAAATGTTCTCTGGTGGatgggctttaaaaaaatgagctcaGACTGGATCCAGAAACTTAGGCGCAATGCCAAGGGCTTACCACAGCGAGGTCAGTGTTGTCATCAGGCAGCAGAATGACCATGCTCAGTTCCTCCCCCACATAGGGCAGCTCCAGGACCTGGGCATGCACCTCATCTACATACCCCATTTTAAATTTAGCTTGCTTAAACATCATCTGCACTGTCTTCTTCtcctaataaaaatacaaaattaaaatcaaagtacTGAAAAAAATGAGCATGGTGTACTAAAATTGTATAATTCACAGAACCCCTAGGtacatataattattatttctgtgcatttatgctgatataaaatctttattattgCATACTAGTGTTGAGCATAACAGTCTCTTGTCCCAGCAGATCAAGTATTACCAGGTGGGAGGTAATAAATTGATGAATATATAGAGAGACAAAAGTTCTATTTTCAGAAgaaattgtgttttttctttttgagaagatGCATACAGAAGCACTCCCAGGGaccttctaattaaaaaaaaaattacttattgaAGTTAAGAGGAAAATTAACTAATATTCAAGTCTTTGGGCTGAAAGATCTGGTTAGCAAAGGTATATAGGCCAGAGGGAGTTATACTTTTATTCTGAAATGTTACTCAACTATATAATTGGCTTTATGGCCTTGCTTTTCTTGGAAGGGAGACCTTGACAAGATGTCTAGGGTACATGGTTTTTAAAGCCTGCATCAAGTATATTCCAGACTTGTAAATTTTTGTGCAATACACTATCATCAAGTGGCTGGAGGTCAAATTCCAACTTAATAGTTATTGACGCCAGCCATTATCATCTTCCacagtgagaaaaagagtgtgtatatatgtgtgactggatcactttgctctatagtagaaattgacagaacactgtaaaccaattataatggacaaaataaaaatcattataaaaattatttttaaattaaaaaaaattttaaatcaaaatgaatgGAGAGAAGTGTTTTTAGTTAGACATTTAAGTCTAGAAATCAAacatacagcatgatgactatagttaatagtGTATTGAATACTGGGAGTTTGCTAAGAGGGCAGATTTCAGGTGCTGTCATCACAAAAAAAGATATGATAACTATCTGAGGAGAAGTTATTAATTAGCTTGAACAGAGTAATTATTtcactatgtatatgtatatcaaatcctCATCTTATACAcctcaaatatatataattttttatttcttaaaatgatccaaaaataaataaaaacaaagactccCTGAACATTTTCTAACTCATTTTTTCTTGTATTCAGATTGTATAGCCATGAATTCTAAATCAAGAAATAGTCATAGTTGTCATTGACAACTGCAAGAAAGTCTCCAGCTGTAGACAGTGATAGTACAAGACAAACATAATTCCAAGGTGTagaagaaattttctttcaaCCCAAATAATAGGACCAGAAATAGAAGATCAATTTAACcaaagatacaaaaacaaaactctcagtATAACAATTATTTTAGTTTATCTCTTTCCCATTCCAATGAAAGATATATAGGACACATGAAATTCATTTAGAAACAAATTAAGAAAGTGTGAAATaaattacttatattttctatgtattcACAATCTTTCTCAGCGTAATCCTTTAGAAAGCTACATACAGTAGATCTGCAAAACATCTTCGTACCTGGTTGGTTTTAAAGGGCATCCCCCTTGTGTACTTCCTGTCAAATTGCTCGTTCCACTTTCCTTTGAAATAGATGGCATTCACGAGGACCAACTTAGTCAGAGGACCGACTGTCCCAGCACCCAGTATCTCTGAAATCCTACCTGAAAGAGCATGAAAGAAAGTTACTGCTCTCAGAGGGAAATAAACATTCTTTGACAAATGTCCTCTCGACACAGAAAGCCACATCAGGGTGATGGTATTTCATGCAGGGCACACACACAGCATAGTGTTTGTCCTTAAACAATATTCTTGATGCAGGCAGGTCAACTATCATTTTGCCCTCAATTTATAGATGTGGAATTTCAGGTGCAGAGTATTTGCCTGGCTCTTctgccaaggtcacagaggtggcaAGTGGCTGAGCTGAGAAAATAACCCAAGCATCTTGAGTCTAACTGAAAGCTTCTTGACCTTGGCACCTATAGTTTCTCAGCCACACCACTGCTAGCACTGTTGGCCAGATAATTGTTTCTTGTGGGAATGGTCCTCTGCATTAAGATGCTTAGCCAGGATCACTTCCCCCAGTTTGACAACCCAAAATGTCTTCAGCCACGGCCAAGTGTCTCTTGGAGGTTGACTCTGGTTAAGGGTCATTGCTCTGTGCCAACCTTCAACTCTCACTTAGGTGAAGAGAGGATTCTGAAGGGTGGGGATAAAGACCTGAAAATGGGAGCAGGTGCTTCCAGAAGGGAGGGAATGGGGCAAGGGAGGGAATTAGGGGGATGTAGTCCAGGAGAAGACCTGGGGTGCTCAGCCTGATGAGAGGAAGGATGTgggaggctgaggaggggaagTGGGTGTAGGGAGGGTGAGGTGTGGAGAAGCTTCTGACTTCCCCACTGACTCAGTGCTGCTGGGTCAACTGGAAAGGCAAAGACCACTATTCTCATGATGGTCATTGGCTGTCAGTGTCGTCGTGGACATTGGTGCCTCCTGACACACTGGATGTACCATAAGACTGAACAGATAGAATAATGCATGCTGGGTGGGCGCATGAAGAAAGGAGTGATTTAACCTCCCCTGTTGAATGTCTCTAAACTGAATGTTGGGTATTTAGAGTTCCAAAAAGCATGTCTATTTTCTCCACCCTCTGGTCTAGAACTGGCAGAAGTACTTCAGGTGAGACTGAATGTGTCCAGACAGGGGACCCCACATGCTTTTCATTAGCTGCACCTCCAGAATCTGGAGCAAATTCAGAAAAGCAACCTTAGCCACAGCCAAGttcagagggaaggagaaggctgTGGATGAAACGAGGGCTGCTCACATCACCAGTGGGAGATGACATGAAACGCTGTCCCATCTGAGCTGTAATCTACATTAGATGTCCTTCTACCCTTAAAGCACAACATCCTTCCAGATAGAAGACGGTAAACGGCactaaagagaaagaagggggggggggtgttccagGACAGAGGGGAGGGCATCCGAGTGACTAACACCAGGTTTAAGAACTTTTCAGAAATCACCACTTCATAAGCCCAAGAAAAATATCAGATTTGTATTACTGGCCAAAAACccagcaaacacacacaaacaggcCACTGATTGTAGGGTCACAGTGGCAAGTCCATGGAGGTCACGGCCTAGGCAGTCTcagttctctctccctccttagGCTGAGTCTCCTGAAATGAAAACCTCTCACCTTCTGTCTTCTCCTTCACCCAGTCGTTTATGTGTTTCCTGCATTCTTCGGTATCTTCAGCAAAGGACAGCTCCTCCAGGTCTGCCTCATAGAAATTCTGGCAGGATTCCTTAAAAGCCTACAAATGAAAAATACCGAGTTTGACCATATTCTATTCAGCAAAGATTCCTAAAagcatgaaaacatttttttctttttctttttttttaagtgattagaTTTATTTGGGTGATTAATTAATTCAGTTTGTCTAGGACCTAAAtgcagtcatttttttaaattactcaatgaatttccttgtatttataattgtagaaaacatttttttcttaatgtatttcTAGCATAAATGCTTGCACAAGCCACCCTGCATTTTCAACTCATTTATGCAATTAATCAAAATGTATAGACCGCCAACCTTGTGtctggcactgtgctaggtgctggacACCAGGGTGAAGACATGACATTGGACCTTAAGTGGCTCACAGTCTGCTGAGAGAGAAACATCTACACAGATGAGTTAACAAGATGTTTGGAGAATATGGATGGTGACAGCCACACACAAAACAGCCTATGAACGTTCCTGACACTTAAACTCTCTATTgactttctctttgattttgtcTCCCCCACTAGGTGGTCTGACTCTGTCTCACTAATTTTTTGTATCAGTGGTACTGACCACAGTGTCTGAAGTGAACTTAGGGAATGATTGAGAGACTCCATCGTGGAACTAGATTATCAAGAAGTCGTATAGGTCTCCTAGGAgtggaatgtgtgtatgtgtgtgtgtgtgtgtgtgtgtgtgtgtgtgtgtgtgtgtgtgtgtgtggacatggGAAAACAGTGGCAAGCAGCAAGGGACGAGCCACAAAATGTAAGTTGGGGTCAAATCAGGAAGGGGCACTACATGCAATACTTTAAAACCCAAAGATAACTCACCTCATGAAAACTTGTTTTCTGATATAATGTGCCTGGCAGTTGGTTCCCATCCTCCACCCACTTCCTGTTCTCAAACATTTTAGCTTctgcagaagaaagaaattgtagAGAGCAGGACCCAAGCAACTAAGAAAAGTAAGGAATGGTTCCCTGTGTCCTCAGTAATCCCCAGTTACAGTATTCAGAGATCAAGCCGATATTAAAAAATGTGCTTATCCCAGAAGACCTGCCCAAATGAAGCATCCAGAATCATCTTCAGTGATATTTAAGCCCAGAGGAGGTTCCTCCATGGGGTAGCACCTACTAGCAGCCAGGACAGGGCTATAGCTGAGTCTTACAGAATAATCCTTGGAATTTCCAGTCGGTAAGTGGCTGAACTTGCCCTTATTATTTCATTAGTCTCAAGACAGCATCACTCTGCATATTATGCAGTGTAATTTTTGGACCTCACTTACTGAATAATGGCAGGCTTTTGCTGGTCTAGGGAACACTGGAATTATATGCTGCAATAAATTGGAACTACTAAGATTCAAAACCTCATTTTTATgaacagattttaattttagaaagacTATTCTGTCAGTAGTGTGGAAGGACCAAGCTGGACTTAGAGAGATTAGTtaggaaacaattaaaataacaGTGTAGAAAAGAGTCTGGACCCAGCAATGGCATGGCAATTCAGAAGAGGAGGCAAATGAAGAGACCTTGAGAGGCCAGCTCCATGGCAATGGTCCAACAATCAAAGACGAGTCTGGGGAGATGCAGCCACTAAGATGGGGAGAATCAGGTCTGGGTACAGGAGGATGGACAAATTGAAATTGACATTAGGAGCATATATTAGCAACCgtcatttttaaaaggacataaaTCAGAAGTGTATTTCTAAGCACATATTTAAGGCAGTAGAGCTATATTTTATCTCTGCCCTTTgatagtttttctgttttcttttcatcaaTGAGCAAGCTCTACTTACTGGCAAGAAGTCACATGTCTTTTCCCCAAAGAGTCTATTGGCAGTTCTAAGCAAGCATTGGGTGGTGGATTTGTTAATTTCCTTTAGAAGTGACTGGAAACTTTGGTGAACATCTCCAACTCTGTTCAAACAAAGTGCCTGGTAAGAGAAGACAAGAACGCCAGCTTTTAACATGCATTTTCTCCCCCgtgaaactatttccaaaaaaaaatttttttgtactgAAAATCACAGAggatcctattttattttctggcacacctgtggcatgtggaacttcctgggccaggaatcaaacctgcaccacagcagtgacaacaccggatccttaaccattaggtcaccagggaacttcagagGCCCCTATTTTAAAAGGAGTTTGGTTTAATTGTCTAGCACAGGATTTCTTAACCTGATAGTATTGACTTTTGGGGCCGCATACTTTGTTGTGGAGCCTTCCTGTGAATTGGATATTTAGTAGCATTTCTGACCTCTGTCCACTAGATGGCAGTAGCACCTCTTGGTTATGAGAGCCAGCACTGTCCAGACCTTATCAAAGATCCCCTAAGGAGGCAAAATTGCCCTCAGTTGGAAAGCCCAGCTCTAGCAGATTTATCTGTGCCAGGAAGGCAGTGCATTATAACTCAGCAAATAGAACAGAacaaatagcacagggaactatatctaatcacttatgatagaacatgatggaggataatgtgaaaaaaagaatgtatataaatgtataactgggtcactttgttgttatagcagaaattgacagaacattgtaaatcaactataataaaactctctttttttgttgttgtctttttgccttttctagggctgctcctgcggcatacggaggttcccaggctaggggtgcaatcggagctagagccaccagcctacgccacagccacaacaacgcggcatccgagctgcgtctgtgacccacaccacagctcacggcaatgccggatcctcaacccaccgagcaaggccagggatcgaacccgcaacttcatggttcctagtcggattcgttaaccactgtgccagcacaggaactccataaaactctttttaaaaaaaagaacaaataggagttcccgtcatggcgcagtggttaacaaatccgactaggaaccatgaggtttcgggttcgatccctggccttgctcggtgggttgaggatccggcattgccgtgagctgtggtgtaggttgcagatgcggctcagatcctgcgttgctgtggctctggcgtaggctggtggctatggctccaattgcacccctagcctgggaacctctgtatgccatgggagcggcccaagaaattgcaaaaagacaaaaaagaaaaaaagaaaagaaaagaaaaaataggtagCTGGAATGACCCACAGACTACAAGAATATGCAgacataaacatgaaaatgtttctTGAGAAATTCCACAGAAGTCCTCCAGACCAGACTGTGATTTAAATGTCAAATCAGAGTAAGAATTAAGGCTGTTCCTGTATTCCAAACAACCCCAGTTCAAAGCCTCACTCCTCCAGTGAGCTGTAGGAAACAGTCAAGAGGGATTCAACTATGGCTATGGATGCACTTTTTGGGGATGTCTCTGCATCCTGTTATCAGTGGGAACATGATGTGCATACAGCTATTTTCTGGGACTCTTTTGCCAGAGAGTCAAAGAAACTAAGACCCAAAACAGGAAGCAACTACTTCCCTAACGTAACATCCACTACTTTATCTGTAGCTAAGGTCACCGATAGCCCATTTTGAATGAATCAGATTATACATTCCTTCTAAATAACTCCAAGAGACCTAAGTCCCCACTTGCGTCACATTCTTCCTCCACTCATGCATAATCGGACACCAGAAACTACCCATCCAACAAAAagtgtatttaggagttcccattgtggttcagcaggtaacaaacccaactagtatccatgagaatgagggtgcaatccctggccccactcagtgggttgagaatccagtgctgccgtgagctctggtgtaggtcgaagttgaagcttggatcctgagttgctgtggctgtggtgtagaccagctgcacgctcattcgacccctagcctgagaacttccatgtgccatgggtgtggtcctaaaaaaaggcCCCCCCTCAAAGCAAAGTGTATGTACACAGTTGTATTTCAATTCAAAATATAATGTTagcaaaagtttaaaatacaatgaaattgagattttttatgtttttatggaaAAGAATTGTAGTTCATCCTACTTATCCAAGATGCAGAAAACAACATAAAGACTAGTTTCTCCCAAGAAAACAAGCAGGAGATTCTGTCTTAGACAATTCACCTTCCTCCCCATGTCTGCTTTCTCTCCATCACCACTGTagcccctcccagctcccagcctcaTTGGCTGGTGTGAGGTATGAAAAGGCCAGCTCTGTGGAAGCACAGAGGAGGCATGCCCTTGGTCTTCCTTTGCCATGGGCATGCATACCTGGGACATCTGGGCCTCTGTGTTTCCTTTGGCCCCCAATAAGACCATGGCCAGGGCGGAGGAGAGGCTCAGGGGAGACAAGAACACATTTCGCAAGTTGTCCTCTTCACTCAACATTTTTAATAAGTTGATGGCAAAAGTGCCATTTGCTTCACGGAGATCCTCCATTGGTGAAGGTCTGTATCAAAAAACACAACACAGAAGCACATCAGCCGGGCCCTCCATTAAGTCACCTGCTCATTAGCATCCCTGTCTATGGACACCAGGTGTGGCCAGCAGCATAACTGCACCCCAAACATCCGTGTCTGATCCCTAAGACTTATGACTACAT
The nucleotide sequence above comes from Phacochoerus africanus isolate WHEZ1 chromosome 2, ROS_Pafr_v1, whole genome shotgun sequence. Encoded proteins:
- the LOC125119675 gene encoding serpin B8, with translation MEDLREANGTFAINLLKMLSEEDNLRNVFLSPLSLSSALAMVLLGAKGNTEAQMSQALCLNRVGDVHQSFQSLLKEINKSTTQCLLRTANRLFGEKTCDFLPAFKESCQNFYEADLEELSFAEDTEECRKHINDWVKEKTEGRISEILGAGTVGPLTKLVLVNAIYFKGKWNEQFDRKYTRGMPFKTNQEKKTVQMMFKQAKFKMGYVDEVHAQVLELPYVGEELSMVILLPDDNTDLAVVEKALTYEKFRAWTNPEKLTEDKVQVFLPRLKLEESYDLEAFLRSLGMIDAFEEAKADFSGMSVRKNVPVSKVMHKCFVEVNEEGTEAAAATAVVRNSRCSRTEPRFCADHPFLFFIRHLKTNSILFCGRFSSP